The Brassica napus cultivar Da-Ae chromosome C7, Da-Ae, whole genome shotgun sequence genome has a segment encoding these proteins:
- the LOC106386057 gene encoding homeobox-leucine zipper protein ATHB-21 isoform X1, whose translation MNNQNVNDNNLLLISRMYPNVYASSVPQQAVDSKPVRPRRRRKSKNVEMAQEGGDGSNGWFRKRKLSDEQVRMLEMSFGLEHKLESERKNRLASELGLDPRQVAVWFQNRRARWKNKRLEDEYTKLKNEHENVVVQKCHLDSEVLHLKEQLYDAEIEIQRLAQRVEGALSNSPISSSISVEANLTTPFFGDYQIGDDGEGYENLFYSPEYIDVLEWMSQLM comes from the exons ATGAATAACCAGAATGTAAATGATAATAACCTTCTTCTCATTTCTCGGATGTACCCGAATGTCTATGCTTCATCAGTACCACAACAAG CAGTAGATTCAAAACCAGTGCGtccgaggaggaggaggaagagcaaGAATGTTGAGATGGCCCAGGAAGGTGGAGATGGAAGCAATGGGTGGTTTAGGAAGAGGAAATTGAGTGATGAGCAAGTAAGAATGCTGGAGATGAGTTTCGGGCTTGAGCATAAGCTTGAGTCTGAGAGGAAAAACCGTCTTGCTTCGGAGTTAGGGCTTGATCCTCGTCAAGTGGCCGTCTGGTTTCAGAACCGCCGTGCACGGTGGAAGAACAAGAGGCTTGAAGATGAATACACCAAACTCAAGAACGAACACGAAAACGTTGTCGTTCAGAAGTGTCATCTTGATTCTGAG GTTCTTCACCTAAAGGAACAGCTTTATGACGCTGAAATAGAGATTCAACGGTTGGCACAAAGAGTCGAAGGAGCCTTAAGCAACAGTCCGATCTCATCTTCTATCTCCGTCGAAGCCAATCTGACTACGCCCTTTTTTGGAGATTACCAAATCGGAGACGACGGTGAAGGTTACGAGAACTTGTTCTACTCGCCGGAATATATCGATGTATTAGAATGGATGAGCCAACTTATGTGA
- the LOC106386057 gene encoding homeobox-leucine zipper protein ATHB-21 isoform X2, whose translation MNNQNVNDNNLLLISRMYPNVYASSVPQQVDSKPVRPRRRRKSKNVEMAQEGGDGSNGWFRKRKLSDEQVRMLEMSFGLEHKLESERKNRLASELGLDPRQVAVWFQNRRARWKNKRLEDEYTKLKNEHENVVVQKCHLDSEVLHLKEQLYDAEIEIQRLAQRVEGALSNSPISSSISVEANLTTPFFGDYQIGDDGEGYENLFYSPEYIDVLEWMSQLM comes from the exons ATGAATAACCAGAATGTAAATGATAATAACCTTCTTCTCATTTCTCGGATGTACCCGAATGTCTATGCTTCATCAGTACCACAACAAG TAGATTCAAAACCAGTGCGtccgaggaggaggaggaagagcaaGAATGTTGAGATGGCCCAGGAAGGTGGAGATGGAAGCAATGGGTGGTTTAGGAAGAGGAAATTGAGTGATGAGCAAGTAAGAATGCTGGAGATGAGTTTCGGGCTTGAGCATAAGCTTGAGTCTGAGAGGAAAAACCGTCTTGCTTCGGAGTTAGGGCTTGATCCTCGTCAAGTGGCCGTCTGGTTTCAGAACCGCCGTGCACGGTGGAAGAACAAGAGGCTTGAAGATGAATACACCAAACTCAAGAACGAACACGAAAACGTTGTCGTTCAGAAGTGTCATCTTGATTCTGAG GTTCTTCACCTAAAGGAACAGCTTTATGACGCTGAAATAGAGATTCAACGGTTGGCACAAAGAGTCGAAGGAGCCTTAAGCAACAGTCCGATCTCATCTTCTATCTCCGTCGAAGCCAATCTGACTACGCCCTTTTTTGGAGATTACCAAATCGGAGACGACGGTGAAGGTTACGAGAACTTGTTCTACTCGCCGGAATATATCGATGTATTAGAATGGATGAGCCAACTTATGTGA
- the LOC106389684 gene encoding scarecrow-like protein 15: MRVPASSNSNSGGKNLVVYDEPTSVLGLRRSPTPTTVEEKPLVSAASGGDNQFPSDDHAMRSMDWDSIMRELELDDDSTPNLKPNFPPPAHFAVVDPPLPVFPDQLNPAEYGYDSNSNNGGGGGFDIIEDLIRVVDCVDSDELQHAHVILSRLNQRLRSPAGRPLLRAAFYFKEALGSLLSGSNRNQNRLTSWTEIVERIRAIKEFSGISPIPLFSHFTANQAILDSLHQSSSPFAHIVDFEIGFGGQYASLMREIADKSSATGGFLRVTAVVPEESAVETRLVKENLVQFAADLKIRFQIDFVLMRTFEMLSFKAIRFVEGERTVVLISPVIFRRLNGISSFVNDLRRVSPNVVVFVDSEGWNGISGAGSFQREFVSGFEFYTMVLESLDAAAPSGDLVKKIIEGFVLRPKIAAAVEAAAVNKRQGGGEMTWREAFCAAGMRMVPLSQFVDFQAECLVEKAQVRGFHVAKRQGELVLCWHGRPLVATSAWRF, from the coding sequence ATGAGAGTCCCAGCTTCATCGAACAGTAACTCAGGAGGAAAGAATCTTGTTGTCTATGACGAGCCCACTTCCGTGCTCGGCCTCCGTAGAAGCCCAACTCCCACAACGGTGGAAGAGAAGCCACTCGTCTCGGCCGCGAGTGGTGGTGATAATCAATTTCCGTCAGACGATCACGCGATGCGTTCCATGGATTGGGATTCAATCATGAGAGAGTTAGAATTAGATGACGATTCTACCCCTAACTTGAAACCAAATTTTCCTCCGCCTGCCCATTTCGCCGTCGTTGATCCACCGCTTCCTGTCTTTCCCGATCAGCTTAATCCGGCGGAGTACGGGTATGACAGCAACAGCAAcaacggaggaggaggaggatttgATATCATTGAAGATCTCATCCGAGTTGTAGACTGTGTCGACTCGGACGAGTTGCAGCACGCTCATGTGATATTGTCACGGCTCAATCAACGGCTGAGATCTCCTGCGGGTAGGCCGCTTCTGAGAGCAGCGTTTTACTTCAAGGAGGCTCTCGGTTCGCTTCTATCCGGTTCGAACCGGAATCAAAACCGGTTAACTTCATGGACCGAGATCGTCGAGAGAATCCGAGCAATCAAAGAATTCTCCGGTATATCTCCGATACCTCTCTTCTCTCACTTCACGGCGAATCAAGCAATCCTCGACTCTCTCCACCAATCTTCCTCGCCGTTCGCTCACATCGTCGACTTCGAGATCGGATTCGGCGGTCAGTACGCGTCGCTCATGAGAGAGATCGCCGACAAATCATCAGCAACCGGCGGATTTCTGAGAGTCACGGCGGTTGTACCGGAGGAATCCGCCGTGGAGACGCGTCTCGTCAAAGAGAATCTCGTTCAGTTCGCCGCCGATTTGAAAATCCGATTTCAGATTGATTTCGTTCTGATGCGAACGTTCGAGATGTTATCATTCAAAGCGATAAGATTCGTAGAAGGAGAAAGAACCGTCGTGTTGATTTCTCCGGTAATATTCCGCCGTTTAAACGGAATCTCCAGTTTCGTTAACGACTTACGGCGAGTTTCACCGAACGTCGTCGTTTTCGTCGACAGCGAAGGATGGAACGGAATATCCGGAGCTGGATCGTTTCAAAGAGAGTTTGTTAGTGGGTTCGAGTTCTACACGATGGTGTTGGAATCTCTCGACGCAGCCGCTCCGAGCGGAGATTTGGTGAAGAAGATCATAGAAGGGTTTGTGCTGCGGCCTAAAATCGCGGCGGCGGTTGAAGCGGCAGCGGTTAACAAGAGACAAGGTGGTGGAGAGATGACGTGGCGGGAGGCGTTTTGTGCGGCGGGGATGAGGATGGTTCCGTTAAGCCAGTTTGTTGATTTTCAAGCTGAGTGTTTAGTGGAGAAAGCGCAAGTCAGAGGGTTCCACGTGGCGAAACGACAGGGAGAGTTAGTGCTTTGTTGGCACGGGAGGCCTTTGGTCGCCACGTCAGCTTGGCGGTTTTAA